From one Pontibacillus sp. HMF3514 genomic stretch:
- a CDS encoding SDR family oxidoreductase — protein MDLGLKGKRVVVLASSKGIGQAIAKEFVREGAEVLITSRDPEHLLEAAQEIKLGIGGGYSGPHTEVCDITKEEDLKSLFEGAIDKLGGIDVLINNAGGPPAGSFMDFEDEDWQKAFELNLLSFIRATRYVLPHMKEAGEGRILNIASSSIKEPIDGLILSNTFRNGIVGLSKSLAREYAGENILVNTLGPGRISTDRVEELDQVQAKRRGLSPEEVKAEHETRIPAGRYGTPEEFARTAVFLASFANTYVTGQSFVVDGGAVKAL, from the coding sequence ATGGATTTAGGGTTAAAAGGAAAACGAGTTGTTGTATTGGCATCAAGCAAAGGAATTGGCCAGGCGATTGCTAAAGAATTTGTACGTGAGGGAGCAGAAGTGCTAATCACAAGCCGTGATCCAGAACATTTACTTGAAGCGGCTCAGGAAATCAAGCTTGGAATTGGTGGAGGTTATTCAGGACCTCATACAGAGGTGTGCGATATAACAAAAGAGGAGGACCTTAAATCATTATTCGAAGGAGCAATCGATAAGCTAGGTGGCATAGATGTGTTAATTAATAATGCTGGTGGTCCTCCAGCTGGATCGTTTATGGATTTTGAGGATGAAGATTGGCAAAAAGCTTTTGAGTTAAATTTATTGAGTTTCATTCGAGCAACACGTTATGTGCTTCCTCATATGAAAGAAGCAGGGGAAGGTAGAATTTTAAATATTGCATCCTCTTCAATCAAAGAGCCGATTGATGGCTTGATCCTTTCGAATACGTTCAGAAATGGCATTGTAGGGTTATCGAAATCACTAGCTCGTGAGTATGCAGGAGAAAACATTCTAGTGAATACATTAGGTCCAGGGAGAATTAGTACAGATCGTGTGGAAGAATTAGATCAAGTACAGGCGAAACGGAGAGGGTTAAGTCCTGAGGAAGTAAAAGCAGAGCATGAGACACGAATCCCAGCAGGGCGTTATGGAACCCCTGAAGAATTTGCGCGAACCGCTGTGTTTTTAGCTTCTTTTGCTAACACGTATGTGACAGGTCAGTCTTTTGTTGTAGATGGGGGAGCAGTGAAGGCTTTATAA
- a CDS encoding ornithine--oxo-acid transaminase, translating into MTRTQSSEEIIEQTQEYGAKNYHPLPIVVAKAEGVWVEDPEGNRYMDMLSAYSAVNQGHRHPKIIKALNDQAGRVTLTSRAFHNDQLGPWYEKICKLTNKEMALPMNTGAEAVETAIKAARRWSYDVKGVEEDQAEIIACTGNFHGRTMTAVSLSSEAEYKRGFGPMLPNIKIVPYGDAEALRNAITKNTAAFIFEPIQGEAGIVMPPEGFLKEAYDICQENNVLYIADEIQAGLGRSGKMFACDWENVSPDILILGKALGGGVFPISCIVANKDILGVFNPGSHGSTFGGNPLACAVSVASLEVLEEEKLATRSLELGEYMKKELQKIDNPKIKEVRGKGLFIGVEMKEPARKYCEELKAKGLLCKETHENVIRFAPPLVIDQEDLDWAIGHIKDVLS; encoded by the coding sequence ATGACACGTACACAATCGAGTGAAGAAATTATTGAACAAACCCAGGAATATGGTGCGAAGAACTATCATCCACTGCCAATCGTTGTTGCAAAAGCGGAAGGTGTGTGGGTTGAGGATCCAGAAGGTAATCGTTACATGGATATGTTAAGTGCCTATTCTGCGGTGAACCAAGGACACCGTCATCCGAAGATCATCAAAGCGCTAAATGACCAAGCCGGGCGCGTCACGCTGACCTCTCGTGCTTTCCATAATGATCAACTTGGACCTTGGTATGAAAAAATTTGTAAGCTAACGAACAAGGAAATGGCTCTACCAATGAACACAGGTGCTGAAGCTGTTGAGACAGCGATTAAAGCAGCTCGTCGTTGGTCATATGATGTAAAAGGTGTTGAAGAAGATCAAGCTGAGATCATTGCTTGCACAGGTAACTTCCATGGCCGTACAATGACAGCGGTTTCCTTATCTTCTGAAGCAGAATATAAACGCGGATTCGGACCAATGCTTCCGAATATTAAAATTGTTCCTTATGGCGATGCTGAAGCTTTACGCAATGCGATTACAAAAAATACAGCAGCCTTCATTTTTGAACCGATTCAGGGTGAAGCCGGTATTGTTATGCCACCTGAAGGGTTCTTAAAAGAAGCTTATGATATTTGCCAAGAAAACAATGTCCTTTACATCGCGGATGAGATCCAAGCAGGTCTAGGTCGTAGTGGTAAAATGTTTGCTTGTGACTGGGAGAATGTTTCACCTGATATCCTTATCCTAGGTAAAGCACTAGGCGGCGGTGTTTTCCCAATCTCTTGTATTGTTGCGAACAAAGATATCCTCGGCGTATTTAACCCAGGCTCTCACGGTTCAACATTCGGGGGTAACCCACTAGCATGTGCCGTATCGGTTGCATCTTTAGAAGTTCTTGAAGAAGAAAAACTGGCTACTCGTTCACTAGAACTTGGTGAGTATATGAAAAAAGAACTTCAAAAAATCGATAATCCAAAAATTAAAGAAGTTCGCGGTAAAGGCTTATTCATCGGTGTTGAGATGAAAGAACCAGCTCGTAAATACTGCGAAGAGTTAAAAGCAAAAGGACTTCTTTGTAAGGAAACCCATGAAAACGTGATCCGCTTCGCTCCTCCACTTGTGATTGATCAAGAAGATCTGGACTGGGCGATTGGACATATTAAAGATGTGTTGAGTTAA
- a CDS encoding YisL family protein, whose translation MTHLHITSWVLALILLGVAVWLYRFGKAKPGKIVHMILRLDFLLILYSGGSLIGNYFEGISGFTGELIIKVIAGIWTIAAIEMIANKAKKRQPARTWWIQFFIAFIIAVVLGFGRLPLGM comes from the coding sequence ATGACACACTTACATATCACATCGTGGGTGCTTGCGTTAATCCTACTCGGCGTAGCTGTGTGGCTATACCGTTTTGGAAAAGCGAAACCAGGTAAAATTGTTCACATGATTTTGCGTTTGGACTTTTTATTAATCTTGTATTCAGGTGGAAGCCTAATTGGAAATTACTTTGAAGGTATCAGCGGATTTACAGGTGAGTTAATCATTAAAGTGATCGCTGGTATATGGACGATTGCAGCGATTGAAATGATCGCAAACAAAGCGAAAAAACGCCAGCCTGCTCGTACGTGGTGGATTCAATTCTTTATCGCTTTCATCATTGCGGTGGTACTTGGATTTGGTCGCTTACCATTAGGAATGTAA